The nucleotide sequence GAAGCACGAACAGCCACTTGCCGATGATTCCTGATTCCTCATTTCGCCCTTCGACAGGCTCAGGGCGAACGGGTGGCTTTCATAAGGATGCAACCCGCCCGTTCGGGTCTTTTGATGAACTTCCCCCGTTTCATACGGCAATCTGTTTCGTTTTCTTTCCTTCGGGAACATCTTCGAGAATCATGTCCTTGTATGTTTCCCTCAGACCATCTTCCAATTCTTTCAGCGTCTCGCCCTGCGACATGATTTCGGTATACTCCAAAAACTTCTCCAGCCAGACTTTTTCCCT is from Candidatus Ozemobacteraceae bacterium and encodes:
- a CDS encoding type II toxin-antitoxin system HicB family antitoxin, coding for MHGKEAYDDILEREKVWLEKFLEYTEIMSQGETLKELEDGLRETYKDMILEDVPEGKKTKQIAV